From Desertibacillus haloalkaliphilus, the proteins below share one genomic window:
- a CDS encoding 16S rRNA (uracil(1498)-N(3))-methyltransferase, translating into EQGAIACGFGPRILRTETASLYVLAAISYHFELMR; encoded by the coding sequence GAACAAGGTGCTATTGCCTGTGGATTTGGACCACGGATATTACGTACGGAAACGGCATCGCTATATGTGCTTGCTGCGATTTCGTACCATTTCGAATTAATGAGGTGA